Proteins from a single region of Lentimicrobium saccharophilum:
- a CDS encoding sodium-translocating pyrophosphatase produces the protein MKKLSIILASTLLPVLTMASEADLPIPDLSNSYFQKFGMNGHTLLAWGIFIIALGMGFGLWQFMRIKKLPAHKSMLAVSEVIYQTCKTYLYQQGKFLVILFAIIGAAIFYYFFGLNHMEFSKVMLVLLWSILGILGSYGVAWFGIRINTLANSRTSFAALKSKPWNVVSIPLQAGMSVGVLLITVELIMMLIILLFVPGESAGACFVGFAIGESLGASALRIAGGIFTKIADIGSDLMKIVFAIGEDDPRNPGVIADCVGDNAGDSVGPTADGFETYGVTGVALISFIVLAMGIDFQSTLIVWIFAMRILMVFTSIFSYQVNQAFSVSRYENKNDFDFEAPLTSLVWITSIVSIIVTYIVSYLLIGDLNAGSGLWWKLATIISFGTLAAAIIPEFTKAFTSSKSRHVNEIVTASREGGASLTILSGMVAGNFSAFWKGMVIMGLMAGAFAISNMGLDQIMNYPAIFSFGLVAFGFLGMGPVTIAVDSYGPVTDNAQSVFELSQIEKIQGISSEIKSDFGFEPDFSRGKHYLEANDSAGNTFKATAKPVLIGTAVIGATTMIFAIILLLDQLGLLKLSLTDAPVILGFIAGGAVVFWFSGASIQAVTTGAYRAVEFIKRNIKLDKDEADIEDSKAVVKICTQYAQSGMWNIFGVIFSLTLAFAFFDPNFFVAYLISIAVFGLFQAMYMANAGGSWDNAKKVVEVDLKEKGTPLHEATVVGDTVGDPYKDTSSVALNPIIKFSTLFGLLAVEIAVKMSQQAKTAGATDWSPLIGFIFLVIGLFFVYRSFYGMRIKK, from the coding sequence ATGAAGAAACTCAGCATTATACTGGCGTCCACCCTACTCCCGGTGCTTACTATGGCCAGTGAAGCAGACCTGCCTATTCCTGATCTCAGCAACAGCTATTTCCAGAAATTCGGCATGAATGGCCATACATTGCTGGCCTGGGGTATATTTATCATCGCCCTGGGCATGGGTTTCGGGCTCTGGCAATTTATGAGGATCAAAAAGCTGCCTGCGCATAAATCCATGCTGGCAGTATCAGAAGTTATTTATCAAACCTGCAAAACTTACCTTTATCAGCAGGGGAAATTCCTGGTCATACTTTTTGCTATTATCGGAGCTGCCATTTTCTATTATTTCTTTGGCCTCAATCACATGGAATTCAGCAAAGTTATGCTGGTTCTCCTTTGGTCAATACTGGGTATCCTCGGATCTTACGGTGTTGCCTGGTTCGGCATTCGCATAAACACCCTTGCCAACAGCCGAACTTCATTTGCTGCCCTTAAGTCAAAGCCCTGGAATGTGGTTTCTATCCCGCTTCAGGCCGGAATGAGTGTAGGCGTATTGCTGATTACTGTCGAGCTGATCATGATGCTTATCATTCTGCTTTTTGTACCCGGTGAGAGCGCCGGTGCGTGCTTTGTTGGATTCGCCATTGGAGAGTCGCTTGGAGCTTCGGCACTGCGTATCGCAGGAGGCATTTTTACCAAGATCGCTGATATCGGCTCCGACCTGATGAAAATCGTGTTTGCCATCGGTGAAGACGACCCCCGCAACCCCGGAGTGATTGCTGACTGTGTTGGTGACAATGCAGGCGACAGTGTAGGCCCGACTGCCGACGGATTTGAAACCTACGGCGTTACAGGCGTTGCCCTGATCTCATTTATAGTTCTTGCCATGGGCATTGACTTTCAGAGCACCCTGATCGTATGGATATTTGCCATGCGCATCCTGATGGTCTTTACTTCCATATTCTCCTATCAGGTTAACCAGGCGTTCTCGGTATCACGCTACGAAAACAAAAACGATTTTGACTTTGAAGCACCTCTGACTTCGCTGGTTTGGATTACTTCCATCGTCTCCATCATTGTTACCTATATTGTAAGTTATCTGCTGATCGGCGATCTGAACGCAGGTTCAGGACTTTGGTGGAAACTGGCAACCATCATCAGCTTCGGAACACTGGCTGCTGCAATTATCCCCGAATTTACCAAGGCTTTTACCAGTTCAAAATCGCGGCATGTGAACGAAATCGTCACTGCATCACGCGAAGGTGGCGCTTCCCTGACCATTCTTTCAGGAATGGTTGCCGGAAATTTCAGTGCCTTCTGGAAAGGGATGGTGATTATGGGACTGATGGCCGGAGCTTTTGCCATATCCAATATGGGGCTGGATCAGATCATGAACTACCCTGCCATCTTTTCCTTTGGCCTTGTCGCCTTCGGATTTCTGGGAATGGGCCCGGTTACCATTGCTGTTGACAGCTACGGACCGGTTACCGATAACGCACAATCAGTATTCGAACTTTCCCAGATTGAAAAAATTCAGGGCATCAGCAGTGAAATTAAAAGCGATTTCGGATTTGAACCTGACTTCAGCAGGGGCAAACATTACCTCGAAGCCAACGACTCAGCCGGAAATACCTTTAAAGCCACTGCCAAGCCTGTGCTGATAGGTACTGCCGTTATAGGTGCCACTACCATGATCTTTGCCATTATCCTGCTGCTCGACCAGCTTGGATTGCTTAAACTCAGCCTGACCGATGCGCCGGTTATCCTTGGATTCATTGCCGGAGGCGCAGTGGTTTTCTGGTTCTCGGGTGCTTCCATCCAGGCCGTTACTACTGGTGCATACCGGGCTGTCGAGTTTATCAAAAGAAATATTAAGCTCGATAAGGATGAAGCCGACATTGAAGACTCGAAAGCCGTAGTTAAGATTTGTACACAATATGCGCAGTCGGGCATGTGGAATATTTTCGGGGTAATCTTCTCACTGACGCTGGCCTTCGCCTTCTTCGATCCTAATTTTTTCGTCGCCTACCTGATTTCAATAGCTGTTTTCGGACTTTTCCAGGCAATGTATATGGCAAATGCAGGAGGTTCGTGGGACAACGCCAAAAAAGTGGTTGAAGTGGACCTGAAAGAAAAGGGCACGCCCTTGCACGAAGCTACCGTTGTCGGCGACACGGTTGGTGATCCTTATAAAGACACCTCTTCCGTTGCGCTTAACCCTATCATCAAATTCTCAACCCTTTTTGGTTTGCTGGCCGTAGAAATTGCTGTTAAAATGAGCCAACAGGCCAAAACCGCAGGTGCTACCGACTGGTCACCGCTCATTGGCTTCATATTTCTGGTGATCGGATTATTCTTTGTTTACCGCTCATTTTATGGAATGCGCATCAAAAAATAG
- a CDS encoding NupC/NupG family nucleoside CNT transporter — translation MRKRLLLLALVAAVMLPASIISARSLTADTLVTADSVVVQQTETAAVAVQKVVEPGNGITLTGLLRGLLGMITLIAVAWLFSTDRRAVSWKIVGIGLLIQVALALSILHVPPVRAVFEFVGQIFVKILDFTKAGSEFLLGGLMDANTYGFIFAFQVLPTIIFFSALTSLLFYMGVIQKIVYALAWLMTKALKLSGAESLSVAGNIFLGQTESPLMIKAYLEKMNRSEILLVMIGGMATLAGGVLAAYISFLGGTDPVQRLLFAKHLLAASAMAAPGAVIISKILVPQKEPINSTIEITKDKVGSNVLDAISNGTTEGLKLAVNVAAMLLVFIAFIAFANFILIKLGGWLQLNPMIESATSGKYTELSLQVLLGYLFAPLMWLIGVNSSDVLMLGQLLGEKVIMTEFIGYVSLADLKETARLTNPKSIIMATYMLCGFANFASIGIQIGGIGSLAPGKRVLLSEFGMRALLGGTLASLLSATIIGIILG, via the coding sequence ATGCGCAAAAGATTATTATTACTGGCTTTAGTCGCAGCGGTAATGCTGCCGGCTTCAATAATCAGTGCCCGGTCATTAACCGCCGATACCCTTGTTACTGCTGACAGTGTTGTTGTTCAGCAAACGGAAACTGCTGCTGTTGCAGTTCAGAAAGTGGTGGAGCCTGGCAATGGAATTACATTAACCGGACTCCTTCGGGGGTTGCTGGGAATGATTACCCTCATTGCAGTAGCCTGGCTTTTCAGTACAGACCGCAGGGCGGTATCCTGGAAAATAGTAGGAATCGGATTGCTGATTCAGGTGGCTCTGGCGCTCAGCATTTTGCATGTACCTCCTGTGCGGGCTGTCTTTGAATTTGTTGGACAGATTTTTGTAAAGATACTTGATTTTACAAAAGCGGGAAGTGAGTTTCTGCTGGGCGGCCTGATGGACGCAAATACCTACGGTTTTATTTTTGCATTCCAGGTCCTTCCGACGATTATTTTCTTCTCCGCCCTCACCAGCCTGCTTTTTTATATGGGCGTTATCCAGAAGATTGTTTACGCCCTGGCCTGGCTGATGACTAAAGCCTTGAAATTATCGGGCGCCGAAAGCCTTTCGGTAGCCGGAAATATTTTCCTGGGGCAAACGGAATCTCCGCTGATGATTAAAGCCTATCTCGAAAAAATGAACCGCTCCGAAATCCTGCTTGTTATGATTGGCGGTATGGCAACCCTGGCCGGTGGCGTACTGGCAGCCTATATCAGCTTCCTTGGTGGCACCGACCCCGTGCAGCGATTGCTTTTTGCCAAGCATTTGCTTGCAGCATCCGCGATGGCAGCGCCGGGTGCGGTTATTATCTCCAAGATTCTGGTGCCACAGAAAGAGCCCATCAACAGTACCATTGAAATTACCAAAGACAAAGTGGGCAGCAATGTGCTCGATGCCATCTCGAACGGGACTACTGAAGGGTTGAAACTGGCCGTAAATGTGGCTGCCATGCTGCTTGTTTTTATTGCATTTATCGCTTTCGCCAATTTTATCCTGATAAAGCTTGGAGGGTGGTTGCAACTGAATCCAATGATAGAATCCGCTACCAGCGGGAAGTACACGGAGTTATCGCTTCAGGTATTGTTGGGATACCTCTTTGCACCGCTGATGTGGCTGATCGGGGTAAATTCATCCGATGTCCTTATGCTGGGGCAGCTGCTCGGAGAAAAAGTCATCATGACTGAGTTTATAGGTTATGTCAGTCTTGCCGACCTGAAAGAAACTGCCCGGTTGACCAACCCCAAGAGTATCATTATGGCCACCTATATGCTTTGCGGATTTGCCAATTTTGCATCCATCGGCATTCAGATCGGGGGAATCGGCTCTCTGGCGCCGGGTAAAAGGGTATTGCTGTCGGAATTTGGTATGCGGGCGCTTCTCGGAGGTACACTGGCCTCTTTGCTGTCGGCTACCATCATCGGGATCATTCTGGGATAA
- a CDS encoding bifunctional nuclease family protein produces the protein MEKIALKLLGMINSQSQSGAYTLILGETEGKRRLPILINGFEAQAILFHIEQIKIPRPLTHDLFKNFADTFGISFREVIISKFAQGIFYGTLVCEDASGIKEIDSRTSDAIALAVRFNCPIFTYEAVLEAAGVSIEEEPDIDDLATGGIGSQPEGYDYDKFTVEELEEMMNEAIEKEDYERASQLRDIINRRKPGK, from the coding sequence ATGGAAAAGATTGCGCTGAAGTTATTGGGAATGATCAACAGCCAGTCGCAGAGTGGTGCGTATACGCTGATTCTGGGAGAGACAGAGGGGAAGAGGCGGCTCCCGATCCTGATTAATGGGTTTGAAGCTCAGGCTATATTGTTTCACATCGAACAAATAAAGATTCCACGCCCATTGACGCATGACCTTTTCAAAAATTTCGCCGACACTTTTGGTATCTCTTTTCGCGAAGTGATTATCAGCAAATTTGCACAGGGGATATTTTATGGTACGCTGGTTTGTGAAGATGCCTCCGGCATTAAAGAAATAGATTCCCGTACTTCTGACGCCATAGCCCTGGCCGTGCGTTTTAACTGCCCCATCTTCACTTATGAAGCGGTGCTGGAAGCAGCCGGCGTTTCAATAGAGGAGGAGCCGGATATTGATGACCTGGCAACCGGCGGCATCGGAAGTCAGCCTGAAGGTTATGATTATGATAAATTCACTGTTGAAGAGCTTGAGGAGATGATGAATGAAGCCATAGAAAAAGAAGATTACGAGCGCGCTTCCCAGCTCAGGGATATCATCAACAGAAGAAAGCCCGGAAAATAA